A genome region from Rhinopithecus roxellana isolate Shanxi Qingling chromosome 10, ASM756505v1, whole genome shotgun sequence includes the following:
- the STRAP gene encoding serine-threonine kinase receptor-associated protein — MAMRQTPLTCSGHTRPVVDLAFSGITPYGYFLISACKDGKPMLRQGDTGDWIGTFLGHKGAVWGATLNKDATKAATAAADFTAKVWDAVSGDELMTLAHKHIVKTVDFTQDSNYLLTGGQDKLLRIYDLNKPEAEPKEISGHTSGIKKALWCSEDKQILSADDKTVRLWDHATMTEVKSLNFNMSVSSMEYIPEGEILVITYGRSIAFHSAVSLDPIKSFEAPATINSASLHPEKEFLVAGGEDFKLYKYDYNSGEELESYKGHFGPIHCVRFSPDGELYASGSEDGTLRLWQTVVGKTYGLWKCVLPEEDSGELAKPKIGFPETTEEEIEEIASENSDCIYPSAPDVKA, encoded by the exons ATGGCAATGAGACAGACGCCGCTCACCTGCTCTGGCCACACGCGGCCAGTGGTTGATTTGGCCTTCAGTGGCATCACGCCTTATGGGTATTTCTTAATCAGCGCTTGCAAAG atggTAAACCTATGCTACGCCAGGGAGATACAGGAGACTGGATTGGAACATTTTTGGGTCATAAAGGTGCTGTTTGGGGTGCAACACTGAATAAGGATGCCACCAAAGCAGCTACAGCAGCTGCAGATTTCACAGC cAAAGTGTGGGATGCTGTCTCAGGAGATGAATTGATGACCCTGGCTCATAAACACATTGTCAAGACTGTGGATTTCACGCAG GATAGTAATTATTTGTTAACCGGGGGACAGGATAAACTGTTACGCATATATGACTTGAACAAACCCGAAGCTG AACCTAAGGAAATTAGTGGTCACACTTCTGGTATAAAAAAAGCTCTCTGGTGCAGTGAGGATAAACAGATTCTTTCTGCTGATGACAAAACTGTTCG ACTTTGGGATCATGCTACCATGACAGAAGTGAAATCTCTAAATTTTAATATGTCTGTTAGTAGTATGGAATATATTCCTGAGGGAGAGATTTTGGTTATAACTTATGGACGATCTATTGCTTTTCATAGTGCAGTAAG tttggacCCAATTAAATCCTTTGAAGCTCCTGCAACCATCAATTCTGCATCTCTTCATCCTGAGAAAGAATTTCTTGTTGCAGGTGGTGAAGATTTTAAACTTTATAAGTATGATTATAATAGTGGAGAGGAATTAG AATCCTACAAGGGACACTTCGGTCCTATTCACTGTGTAAGATTTAGTCCTGATGGAGAACTCTATGCCAGTGGTTCAGAAGATGGAACATTGAGACTATGGCAAACTGTGGTAGGAAAAACATATGGCCTTTGGAAATGTGTGCTTCCTG aAGAAGATAGTGGTGAGCTGGCAAAGCCAAAGATTGGTTTTCCAGAGACAACAGAAGAGGAGATAG aAGAAATTGCTTCAGAGAATTCAGATTGCATCTATCCTTCAGCTCCTGATGTTAAGGCCTGA